ACACAGAATACACAATGAATTTTCTCCAATTGACTTTCCATCTCAGCAAAGCAAGCAAGTaaatcatcttcatcttcactgTTCAGCTACTCAGTCAATGCTCAGTCAATGGTTACTGGGTAGTTTATGTCGGTAACAAGTATTACAAGCCAGCTTCAGTCCATACCACATATTGAATAGTAAAGAGTGTGCAGTGATGGTCCATTTATTATCTCTGACGTGACCACACAGCTGTTCAACCTCTGCATTCAATAAACAAGAGAAGCCACTGCACCTTAGCAGTTCTTTGAATAGTTTTGAGTCAGAAATGTCTGTGTGATTATACGCACCAAACCAGTAGCTCAGCTACTTTTACGATTTCAGTGTTTACTTTACAGAGCCATGTTTCATACGATTTTGAGATTATTATCATGAGATTATCTGGGAGCCTTGTCTGCAGCTCTTTGCTTCAATCTCTAAATGATATTTTTGTCCTCTGGCACACCCAAAGGTGCCCAATATATGGTGCTGGACTGAAATCTTTTGACACAGGGCCATGCAAGCTCTGTTCTGGAGGGCCCGTGCACACTTGTGGGGCCCAGATGGGTGTCACCTGGGCTATCTAACTGGGGCCCAGTCAGTTGTGTCCTCAGTTTCCACGTTGGCCCCACATGGGTCGGCCCAGATGAAACAATGAAATGAACACTGCTCAGTATGTGTCAAGTTATGTGGGATTTCAGTCTCAATGTCTGCCTCAAGTTGAAAAAGGCTTCAATCAACTCTGGAAGGCATGGAAACCCAAACCCAAAGCATGGAACAATTTGATCTTCATTTGCTaatttgtagtgtttttaatAACTTGCATACAAACAAACCTTATACAAACATAATTATATAAGTCACAACACACAGCATCATTTAAGGATTTAACTCATTAAAACTACGTTACTATTCACAAgttggtgtaaaaaaaaaaataagtcagaAGCAGCACTGCAGTTCAATAGATAATTAGGTGATTAATTGAGTGATGACcattattgaagacacctgatgCTAACAAGAAGAatcaacaaagaaaaacacaattttcacATCAAACAATACAGTTGTcaatgtttagtttagtttgacTCTTGAACCTTGAAtctttaatattacattttgttttggctGCTGTAACTGAGTTAAAACAACCTAGAATGGTTGGCTGGTTTTAGCCTTAGCTAGTTTAAGCTGGTCAGCTGCCAGTTTTAGCAGGACAATTTCAAAATTCAATTTCAAAGTGGTAAAGATGAGTGATGATCTTACCTTAAGGGAACTTGATACAAAATTGTGAGCTACGATGATGGTCTGCAGCTGCTTTTCATGAACCGCTACGGAGGAAGACTATGCAGGAAACAAAACTGCTGTATGTGGAATCGAGTCTTCAgtctttttttcaataaataaacttttcaagTCTGTGATATTGTGGTCTCCAGCTGGCTCAGGTCCAAGATTTTAAACTGACGCGGAAGTCCATGACGTCGATGCTGTGCGTGTGATGTCAGGCTGTttgttgaacaaaaacatttaattttttatgaaaactagTGGATCAAGTGAGTTACAGTTctcactttaaatgaaaatactaaACTTTTTGGAAACCTTTGACAAGTCCCTATCTACTGATAATCGTACACTAGACTACCAGTGAAATTTATCCAAACTTGAGTTTGTTTTGTACAACAAATACGTTTTCACTTGACGAGtcttcattttaaacacataacCTTCTGAATTTCCATCCCAAATGTTGTATTGGTTCATAGCTCAGATAACTTGCAGGCAGTTTTCATAttgctgcatgtttttttttttttcttcctctctttcttcctgaTTGCGCTACAGATGTAAACACACTAGAGCAGGGATGGTCAAACTCAATTCCCGgtgggccggagccctgcagagtttagattcaaccctgctaaaacacatatactatgcatgtcttgaagtacttgattagctggatcacgTGTGTTTAATTgaggttgcatctaaactctgcagggctccggccctccaggaactgagtttgacacccctgcctTAGAGGGACTAGTCATATTTCCACATATATTATGCTAGTATTATTAGCCTAAGTTACATTGCAATAAATTATAGGtctacatttattatttcttacattaatgtgtgaaaatgtaattttttaaagacattttaaagaaaattatgcataaaccacaaaaacgtTTATCatataactataatattatctgtctctctctctctctctctctctctgtgtgtgtgtgtgtgtgtgtgtgtgtgtgtgtgtgtgtgtgtaaccctCATGACTCACTGATAGCATAATCCATATTgaataacacatatatatacaagcTGTAGTCATATCATAGTAGCCTTCTAGAGCTCCATCTAGTGTACAAGCTCTACTTTTAGTAGACAATGATCATATGTTGAATACTAAAACGTTAAAAGGTGAAGTtttaaaattgcacatttttgagaaaaactgCAAATACTTCAGTTTAAGCGTCTCGATATAAACACGGTCCTTTCATGATAAACTCCTCACCAACTCCACTATAGAGAATCAGACTTGTTTTTATTGGCAATTATCACATTtcattgtattataatatatatatatatcaaaataaaaccagCTTCATAGTTATAAATCTTGACCAGCATAAATTCATCAGGTATTACTATATTTCAAGCGTACTCGTAAATACAAGACACGTAAGATATGACGGTGACCAATGAAATGAgagaatataaaaagtaatataaaagaGATAAACACAGGTATCTATTATGAAATCTTACACCAATATGTACAAAGAATACTAAAATGTTGAAGGCCAAGATTCAGCAATCATTCAGCAAAAGCTCAGTAGTTATTTTTCACACAGCATTTACCGGCCATCAAAGTTAAAAAGACTACGTTAAAATACAGAATTCAAAACCTTTTTGACTCTAAGGCACTTTATGACTTGGCTCCGAAACCAAGCTAAAAGTATTTCATATACACATGTGTATATGAAAGACTTTtagctttaaacaaaaattaatgttCACCATCTTCTTCATTCCCAGTCTAAACctattattatcagttttgtGAAAATCTTTTAGAAAGCCTGTTTGATATTTACTGATTGTTATTTAACCCTTTCCGTAACCTGTTAGCAAATACCGAAGGAATTAGTTAATCTTTTGAAGATCTGATGTCGTTGATGAGAAGAACAGCAGCAGCTGCAGCGGCCACGCCCACCAGAGCAGTGACGACCAATCGGATCACAGCTTCAACTGTAGCACAATGATGGATGTGTACgtctgtaaataattaataataataattaataattaataatttcataaatagatgttttaaatatataaataatatatataagtgaACTAAATGATAACAGAGGAACATTCATCATTTCTAGCAtcttaagtttttgtaaaaatcaacaAATGAATTAAGTGGATAGTTGCAGTAAATGATCATGTCAGCTCTGCTGTACCTGAACACGTGTGACAGAGCTGACTGATGTTcagatgtgtggtctggtttctgatggggttgttgatcacacagctgtaggtgtttttatcctgatattccacctccagaggtagagagagattgatgctgagatcagacacactgatgctggacaataaactgtttcctttgtaccaggagagagtcacatgacccacGTTCACCACCGAACACATCAACGaacaagatgatgatgatgaagatgatgaagatgaacaCTGTGAAGAGTTACTGCTgatgacaggaacaggaagacgAGCTGAAAACATCAGACAAACATGACTAGATCAGGAAATGTTTAGTCCAGCATCAGTCGGTGAGTTTTTTATATAACAGCGATCTTCACTTATCtccacatttacaaaatattattacagatgAATTATCTATAATTTAGGgctaaataaaaagatacaaGAGACAGATATTAAACTCACTGTAGACAGAGACACTGAAGTTCTTTCTCACACTGCTGGACTGTAGTTGATATTCTCCAGTGTGTAGAGTTGAGATGTTAGTGATGatcagagatccagtttgatGATCCaccttcagtctgtctctgaatctctcatcAAGAACATGATCATATACAGTAGCACTGCCGACCATTACATCGATTTTAGCTATTAAAGTGTTTTCAGCTCCAAACTTCCACATAATCAGATCTTCATCTGTTATTTTAGTTAAACCAGAGTCTAGAgagactgaatctccctccagaACCGACACTGACTCCAATGCATGAacaccaaacacacctgaagaacaCAGTCACAGATTTTAAGATTCACGTAAATATTTCACACAGAACAAGTTGAATCTTTAAAGTCCTTGATTTCTAAACATGCTCTGCTTTCAGATATATTCTCAAacagcatcagtctctcttcAGATCAATGAAGAATTATTTTAAGCTCGTTGTTTATAAAGTGACAAAGttatgaattattagaaatCAAACAGATTCACAGTTTTTTTCGCACCTGCGctgtttttcacaatattctgTCGTtgaatttatgttaatttctttattaaaaaaaatgtaatctcaTACAATCTTAAAACTAAAGCGAGAAGTGATGAAAACCATTATAACTTACCAACCAgacacaaacagaacaaaataaacgTGTGAAGCattttcagagaacagcacttTAAGTGTGTGAACACGTAAGTGAACTAAAGACGGTGTTAAACTGTGATATAGTGCTGCGTGTGATTCATCCACCAATAATATCTGAGCACCATCACCCGCCCACTACACTTTTTAGACACATCGCATTGGTAATAAATATTCTGTTCTATGTAATAAACTGCAAATGTTTTATcgcttgtttaatattttgctcTTGAAAAGGGTTTTAGGAGCTTCGCTAAGATTCCTTTTTTCCCATTTTGATATTTGACTGTCCATACTTCTGAAAATAAAGTCGAATCCTTTTTCCAGctcaatatttgtatttttttacgtttttatgaAGGAAGATATACAGACGCAGTAGTGAAAGCCAAAAAACATGAAAGGGTTCAATTTAACTCCAATCCCTTTTCCCTCTCGTCGTTCTGAATCCCtcaaagctttgttcgtcttctgaaaaacagtaacattgaAACTAGAAATGCAGGTATGTTTATGCAGAACTTAGCTGTGTTGCTTTTTTCCAAACTTTGTATGCCTATGACTCAAGATgccaatattattttaaattctagcCCTAATAGACTTTCAATCCATAGGCTGTTTGTGCcgaaatacatatattatagcTATTTGCAATCATAAAACAGTGAGTTTAGGATCTCTAATTGCATCAACACTTGCTGCATGCAGCTTCTTGTAAAAGAAAAGTTCAATCCAGCCACTAAAAGGGTCATTGAGAGCTGCCCAAACAGAGCGAGCATGAGCACCAGGCCGATACCGGCCGTCTGCGGTTCATGTGAGTTTGTCCTGACGTGTCAACAGCATGTggtttaacagtttttttccGTTTCTACACGAGCGGCGTTCACAGTTCCACTGCTGCTTTACACGAAACAGCTTTATCTTGAAATAACCATCAGtgctttgtttgtaaaaaataaagaaattaataaaagagAGATATCACttacaatacaaatacataaatgcatgcataaagaaatatacatttgttgCTGGGtgctttttgaaaaacaaacaaacaaaaaaagagtaaCTAGGGTGGCCTGACATGTTGCTAaaacaagcagcaaattaaaatctAGCTAAATCCAGTTTGACAGCTTGATTTAGAGGAAGTGTGCATACTGCTGCACAGAGTGTCATCTAGTGTAAAATAGATAGCTTCAACACAGCTGTTTGTGTCCTTTTCAAGTGTTCCTGCAGACTCTAATGAGCTGGATCAGGTccgactgattcattcaaaaaactgcatttctggAACACCAGCCACGCTCTTAAAAAGGTCTTCCAACgataaaattaaaaaggctCTTTTTTT
This window of the Puntigrus tetrazona isolate hp1 chromosome 22, ASM1883169v1, whole genome shotgun sequence genome carries:
- the LOC122327505 gene encoding CD48 antigen-like, encoding MLHTFILFCLCLVGVFGVHALESVSVLEGDSVSLDSGLTKITDEDLIMWKFGAENTLIAKIDVMVGSATVYDHVLDERFRDRLKVDHQTGSLIITNISTLHTGEYQLQSSSVRKNFSVSVYTRLPVPVISSNSSQCSSSSSSSSSSCSLMCSVVNVGHVTLSWYKGNSLLSSISVSDLSINLSLPLEVEYQDKNTYSCVINNPIRNQTTHLNISQLCHTCSDVHIHHCATVEAVIRLVVTALVGVAAAAAAVLLINDIRSSKD